The window caaacccttttacacacactttaaggttgaaaagactaatttctatctatctatgcaggttGTGTGTGGTTCATCCTcccacatcacaagtttgtctgacactaaatattacgcTAAGCAGCCTCTAATGGATTGaaaaaacacaatgcccctggtagtcaggcaccatgtgatcattgcctaggctttgtatCATATGATGTGTGTACAGGACTAATGTCTtgcatgtattgcatgtattgaaaatgatgatgcaaggtggtaacgcgggcgagCAGGCCGGCCAGATGTAGTTCTTTTTCTGAAGTTTTTGGAGggacaaaaaaaggaccttgatgGCCAGATTTTGACATCCCTGTCTTAGATGCACAAAGGCAGCTcctgtatattgcatgtttagGGGATCAGTCTGGAGTCAAAGCCAATCAGATGTCAAAGGAATTGCCAAAACATATAAGAAGAAGCAGACTACAGAGTGTGTTGGCACAGGGTCTTGTAGTCTTAAAGCCTGCAAAGGTAAGTTTACTAAACTTTGAACTTAAATGCAGGATTGTTGCACATTAAGCTTGTATCTGGATTAGGGGAGAGCAAACACTGTATCTTAACTCTGATCTATAATAGTCCTCGAATAGTATAgaaatagtaatatttataaagatgatgttatataataaacaaataggtCCTTGTAGTTCACCTTTCCAGTCTTTTAAcccaacacattttgcaaataataGTACTTTCTATACTTACACGTCACACAATCTTTGTTGAAACTTTCCTCTCTCGGGACCCCTACAACTGGACTCTATAGattatattttttcccctttttagtGCACATCAAGGCCTACTGCCTTCCATATTGATCACCTCCTCCTGTTGTCATGTCTTTTAATAGGCTTCATCCCCTTTTGAAACTCTTTTTACACATCCATATTCATTATAACGTGATGCCTTTAAGCATACCCTTAAAACACACCTCTTCAAAAGAGCGTACAACTTAATAAATTCTGATATTAGGATCTAACTTCACATTCCACTATCTAACATGGAACCTGCTACAAAGCTTGACCATTTGTGAACTGGTACAATAGTCATGGCATACCAATTTCACACTTGACAAGATTGCATCAGCCCCCAACTCCCATAGGGCCAAACAAGATCTTTCATTTATTGGTCCAGGAGGTTACGACAACCCCCACTTCAAATAAGGTTTATTgcctaataaataacaaaatactaGCTAACTAActatgtctatgttttttttttaatctgagatatgtttatttcattagtggttgaacttgatgaactatGTAACTGGTTCTGTATTACAGCAGTGATATAAGATGAGAGAGTTTGGTGTCCCCTAAATTCTGGTGAAAATTGGGAGATTTTTGCTGAATTATGGTAAAGGCATTAAAGTCAACAGGGAAGGTGGGAAGGATGAGCTTTTAATTATGGTTATAGAAGCTCCATTCAATTATTCTCAACAGTttcttgtgcaaaaaaaataattaaaaagagcAGTGAACAAGCAATACTCATACAATgattacatacaataataaatggtaaaaatacccaaataacactaaataaaataaactacccccacataaatgtatgcaaaatgaaaaaacttaCATGCtataaatcctgaaaaaaaaagtgattggatTCCCTGGCATTGCCCTTTCTCCTCTACAAGCGAGCTAATTAGTTCCCTTTTCTCTTTCCATTTTCTTGGGTTTATTTTAATTCATTGATAGTGTTTTCCATTCTAGAGCTGATCATTTTTCTCCAGCTAGAACCTCTGCCTTTGCCCAATAAGACATAAAGAATGGGATTAAGACAGCTGCTGATGGAGACCAGGCAAAGGCACAAAGAACTTATTATGAAATCAATAAGCACTTGATGTAAATTTTCATCCTTTGCTACAAATGGCCACACATTGTATGGAAACCAGCAGCCAAAGAAGCAAGCCACAACGGCTATGATAATCCGGAAAGTTCTCTGATATCTTCTGGGCCTTTTAATTGGGTTAGAACAGAGTCTGAAGATAATCAGACCATAACAAATAAGAATTATGAGAAACGATATCCCAAAGATGATAACGCTTCGAATTAACTTTAAATACTTATCAACTGGTGAATTTTCCatctgacaaaaaaataaaagttgactATACAAAGGAACAATTGCATAGAAAAGATGAACGTCTATTTGTAAGCTCAACATGCATGTTATTGTAACAAATGTGGGTACAATCCATATAAACACAGAACAAATTTTAGCTAATTTTTGTGTACGATGTACTTTGGCCCACAGCGGCCACATGATGCTCACACAACGATCAATGCTAATGACTGTTAGGAACAGAACACTGATAACGGAATTGATGTACAATGCGGCAAAATTGGGTATCAGTAAATAAAGTCTACCATCATCTGACATTAGCCACACTGATATCCTGAAAGGAAGAGAAATGCAAAACAGGAAGTCAACAATGGCCAAGTTGACAAACCACACCGCACTAACAGTCTTCAACTTGAATCCGGCGATCCAAATTACCAGGCCGTTCCCCAGAATTCCAACTATAAAAGCCACACAAAAGCAAGTAATAATCAAGACTTTGGAAATGGTGAATGCAAGCTGAAATGATGGCAAATCAAGTATTTTCATGACGTCTTTGAGGTCCAGGGTGAAATTCTTATCTTTGCACGTTGACCTGTTGATAAAAAGGgagaagatattaaaaaaagacactatatggccaaaagccTGTAGATACCTGATTATACCACCTATATAATGATGAATATCAATAGGGAATTGGTCTGCTTGGTGGTAATAATAGCCACGACTCTTCTTGGAAGGCTTTCTTAGATTTCTGCGTGGACTGTGTTTCAGTGAAACATCCAGTGAAAAGATCCTGGATGACCTGGCTTACCATTAGGGTTTCAGTTTATCTCAAGGATATTCTATAGGATTTAGGTCAGGGTTCTGTACAGATCAGTTGGGTTCCTCCACACCAAGCTGATCGAACTggtctttatggagctggttttgtGCACATGGACTGGAAGAGAAAtaaatttttttacctataatGATAGTAACTTGAGTCACTGTAATATTCAATTTGATCTGAAGTATTCATGGCTGTGGAGGTTCTACAGAAACAAAATGAACATAATTTTATTAGAGCCGTCCAATGAGTACACTTTGATTTTTGTGAATAGGTATAACATTGAATGAACTATGTGGGACTGAGAATGACCAGGTGTCCAACCTGGTTCCAAGGGCCTTCATACGCCAACCCTTTAGAATCCATTCACACCCATCCATCCTGGTTGCTTTATGTAGAATATTATTATGTGTTATCAAATAAATGGGCTTGGTGTTTAACTGGGGACACTCATTTTCAACAAATTCAGAAGGGTCAAATACCTCAGACACAAATGGAGGATACAGTACTGGAATGGAGGGCAGGCAGGAGATATAACCTACAAGGATACATGAGTAAATTATAGCTTTTCTTTCAAGGAACTTTAACTCTGACCTCCAACCTTGACTTTAATTTTGCAAAGTTTACAGGCACTTTAATTGTACTGACTTTTATACTTTCTTACCCTAACTTTCATAAAACTGTAGCAAGTCAGATCCAGCACCATTCCTGGTGGGAGCACATTCTTTACCTTTCCTTCTCATCAAGAGACCAGGTATAGGTCATTTCACATCACACGTAGACATTGCTATGGATTCCTGTTGTCAAAAAGCTATGTACTATGTAACATCCTAACAACCATACTCACTAGCAATTATCTGCCTGCACTgcataaagaagcaaaaaaaaaacttgtcaatgACATCACTAGGTCTATTGTAGagtaaagaaatggaaaaggaaaggTTATTTAGAAAAATGATGAGGGTGTGAATAGAGGAACCAGGGgaagcaaaatataagcagatcaTGTAGACAAATAGAGGAAGCTTTCCTAGAAGAAACGACCCACAAATAGCCGGTTGACCTGGTGGTTGCCTAGCCTATAATTAcaaggaagagaaaagagaaaagaaagggaaggCTTTTAAATGGCACTCATAAAGTAATCTTACTgggtaaaacattattttaataattattatttaatttttttaattattcccgACGGTGAAACGGGAAGGGTGACCATCTGTGTTTTTCActtacctgtataaatataagtTTGGCAAACTGTAATGTCTATTTTAATGCTGTACTGTTGTTTAATATAcgtacaagtgttttttttctataacaatttgattgtcttttttatatacaccagtaattactaaaataatgtttttactcAGTAAGATTACTTTATGAGTGCCATTTAAACACCTTCcctgtcttttctcttttctcttcaaATGTCTTTATAAGCAGATCATACTTCatcttgacattttttaaaaaggccaCATGCATATCacttttcaaattttgttttgaatatacAAGTCTTAGTTTCTTTTAAATATCTCACCAAAagtcaaatataatatatatagtaaactctctctctctttcccacAATCATATTCTTCCCTTAGTTCCCTCTGTCTCTTGACCTGGCCACGGATGCTAAAATCTGAAACTTAGATTTACCAACCATATGGGTTTAAAACACATACAGCTTTTTACCATGTACAAGTACAGATCTTTATTCCCGGACCTTTCCTCCCTCTTACCGAAGATAGCTGTGATGAAGTCTCCGGAGGCTTGTATCTTCCCAGTGCAGCTAAACACAGTTGTGAGTCGCTGTCAAGagttttcttaatttttaatcTCCTATAAAGTGATAAGGTTCAGCAGTTACAGATACAGAAAAGTTTTAGTTCCTGTTTTTGTTGCTCAGCTGGAAAACATTAATGGGGTAAAAAGAAATCCAGAGATAGTAAAATATGTGATGGGGAATATATGAAATTTTAACGTGGATGGGTATGAAGCAGTGATATAATCTAACTATGGCCTTAATTCTGcattaaagcattttaaagcaaactttttataaatgtgcttaGCTTGATTTATAGTCCACAAACTAGCTAAAAGCTAGTAGGAACAAGGACTGCAGTCGTACCCACACCATAGACTGCAGTCGGAAGGTGGAAGCAAAGAGAATGTAAATCAACAATCATCCAATGAGTAAATTAATTCATCTAATCCAAGATTTTCTCATGATTCACCCAGTCCACAATAACAGCCTATGTTTTAGACatacatcaaaaatgtaattactcAAGAATCTGAATTACTTTCTGGATGTCCATTGGAGTTTTCCTCTGGATAGACCCCATTACACATATAGATGGCATTACCATACACAAAGATCAATAGGAAACCCATGTGAATATAATTGGCACCATTATGGTTTAATATCATCATGAAAAACTTCACCTCCATTATCAGGTGATACAAATAACACGGGTAATATCTAATAGATTCCAATTCTTTTAACAGTAGCCCGCCATCTCTTTTTTAGAGATATTCTGCCACCCTGTCAATGGAGAGCAGGTAAAGAAGTATGCACTGAAATGCTTTATACGAAATTATGAAATTTTAATAGGCAGCTGATATTTCTCAACTCCCCCCAGCGGGTTTGAAGATTCAAGACACAGAAACAGCCGTGACTGGATCTGGATGCAGATTAAGCCTGTTGGGGCTGCTTACATCACAGCCAAGATGGCAGGACCCAGCAGCAGTCTAAGGGTTATTGGGTGTCTCAACAATTATCAAATATGCCTAAAATTTAATAAAGTCACATATAATTTTATGGAAAGATTTTAATTGAAATTATTGGTCTGGTGGTATGGCCTATTTAAAGCATATTAAAGTAGATAACACCAAAGATGGATTATTGGAGAATGGAGCACCAGGCAAGCAGTGGTTGTATCTGGGCCCCTGAAAATTGGTTGGGTCCTAGGCTCTTGCCCAGATTGCCCTATGGATATTATGGCTCTTCAATTATTACACAAAAATCCAAGAGGGAACAAGGTCAAATAATTTGCCAACCAGACTCCAGCTctcaatgaaaatgtattttgatgaGACTTATCATTTGAGTTTGACATGAATtttgtgtataaagaaaaaaataaaatcattatgtcttaatattaattttgtttttattgtttatatatgatTTAATGTACTGCATAATTCTATACAAATTGTAACACATCATACACAAAATGTAttgaatacatatacatacagttgtggtaataaaaataaaaaataagcatatgtaatatgtattacaACAGTGATACGTGATCTGGGAGTTTGGTATCTCCCAAAGTATGGTGAAAATCAAGAGATTTTACAAAGGGTTGTGAGGGACTTTAAAACATGATTTTAGAAATCCTTTTAATTATCTGGAACCTGTTCTAGTGCCAAGAAAacactgtattaaaataatgaat of the Pyxicephalus adspersus chromosome 11, UCB_Pads_2.0, whole genome shotgun sequence genome contains:
- the LOC140340962 gene encoding C3a anaphylatoxin chemotactic receptor-like, whose translation is MNTSDQIEYYSDSSYYHYRSTCKDKNFTLDLKDVMKILDLPSFQLAFTISKVLIITCFCVAFIVGILGNGLVIWIAGFKLKTVSAVWFVNLAIVDFLFCISLPFRISVWLMSDDGRLYLLIPNFAALYINSVISVLFLTVISIDRCVSIMWPLWAKVHRTQKLAKICSVFIWIVPTFVTITCMLSLQIDVHLFYAIVPLYSQLLFFCQMENSPVDKYLKLIRSVIIFGISFLIILICYGLIIFRLCSNPIKRPRRYQRTFRIIIAVVACFFGCWFPYNVWPFVAKDENLHQVLIDFIISSLCLCLVSISSCLNPILYVLLGKGRGSSWRKMISSRMENTINELK